Proteins found in one Acidimicrobiales bacterium genomic segment:
- the gmd gene encoding GDP-mannose 4,6-dehydratase, whose translation MARRALITGITGQDGSYLAELLLEKGYEVVGIVRRTSTPNFERIHHIEERITLVGADLTDQTSLVNAVKEYAPTEVYNLAAQSFVYESFRQPIVTGDATGLGVTRLLDAIRIVDPSIRFYQASSSEMFGKVVETPQRETTPFHPRSPYGVAKVYGHWITVNYRESYGMHASSGILMNHESPRRGLEFVTRKITNGVARIHHKIDKELVLGNLDAKRDWGFAGDYVRAMWQMVQQDTPDDYVIATGETHEIREFCQLAFARVGLNYEDHVRTDERFFRPAEVDLLIGDASKARAELGWQPEVTFEGLVSMMVDADVERVGARKAAGLLG comes from the coding sequence ATGGCGCGGCGCGCACTGATCACCGGCATCACGGGACAAGACGGCTCGTATCTCGCCGAGTTGTTGCTCGAAAAGGGATACGAGGTCGTCGGCATCGTGCGACGCACGAGCACGCCGAACTTCGAGCGCATCCATCACATCGAGGAACGCATCACTCTCGTGGGTGCCGACCTCACCGATCAGACGAGCCTCGTCAACGCGGTCAAGGAGTACGCGCCGACCGAGGTGTACAACCTCGCGGCGCAGAGCTTTGTCTACGAGAGCTTCCGCCAGCCGATCGTCACCGGCGACGCCACCGGCCTGGGAGTTACCCGCCTGCTCGATGCGATCCGCATCGTCGACCCGTCGATTCGTTTCTACCAGGCGTCGTCGTCGGAGATGTTCGGCAAGGTCGTCGAGACTCCCCAGCGCGAAACGACGCCGTTTCACCCGCGCAGCCCGTACGGCGTCGCCAAGGTCTACGGCCACTGGATCACCGTGAACTACCGCGAGAGCTACGGCATGCACGCGTCCAGCGGCATCCTGATGAACCACGAGTCGCCGCGCCGCGGCCTCGAGTTCGTGACCCGCAAGATCACCAACGGCGTCGCCCGCATCCACCACAAGATTGACAAGGAGCTCGTGCTGGGCAACCTCGACGCCAAGCGCGATTGGGGCTTCGCCGGCGACTACGTGCGGGCCATGTGGCAGATGGTGCAGCAGGACACGCCGGACGACTACGTGATCGCGACGGGCGAGACGCACGAGATCCGCGAGTTCTGCCAGCTCGCCTTCGCCCGGGTTGGGCTGAACTACGAGGATCACGTCCGCACCGACGAGCGGTTCTTCCGTCCCGCCGAAGTCGACCTTCTGATCGGCGATGCGTCGAAGGCGCGCGCTGAACTGGGTTGGCAGCCCGAAGTCACCTTCGAGGGACTGGTCTCGATGATGGTGGATGCCGACGTCGAACGCGTCGGGGCCCGCAAGGCCGCCGGACTGCTCGGCTAG
- a CDS encoding enoyl-CoA hydratase-related protein, which yields MSDVSTSIDGRVATITLDRQARRNAVNEAACDAIGAAVRHSVGAGAGAIVFTGSGGHFCSGADINEAERVRFAIRACLDTFRAAPVVTIAAVDGFALGAGVQFAAACDLRVATTAARFGVPAAKLGVAVDHTTVQQVAMLVGGSQARAMLLASEEIDGQRAYDLGFVNRIGTLADAQAWAAEIAARAPLTIAAHKLALNRLEVELTDADVVDAVDRAWSSADLQEGRAAFAEKRTPNFSGN from the coding sequence GTGAGCGACGTTTCAACCAGCATTGACGGCCGCGTCGCCACCATCACGCTCGATCGTCAGGCGCGCCGCAACGCGGTGAACGAAGCGGCGTGCGACGCCATCGGCGCCGCGGTTCGCCACAGCGTGGGCGCGGGCGCCGGTGCGATCGTGTTCACCGGCTCCGGCGGGCACTTCTGCAGCGGCGCCGACATCAACGAGGCCGAGCGCGTGCGCTTCGCTATCCGGGCGTGTCTCGACACGTTCCGCGCTGCGCCGGTCGTCACCATCGCGGCCGTCGACGGGTTCGCTCTTGGTGCCGGCGTCCAGTTCGCCGCCGCCTGCGATTTGCGCGTCGCCACGACCGCGGCGCGCTTCGGCGTCCCGGCGGCCAAGCTCGGCGTGGCGGTGGACCACACCACCGTGCAGCAGGTGGCGATGCTCGTCGGGGGAAGCCAAGCGCGGGCGATGCTGCTGGCGTCCGAGGAGATCGACGGCCAGCGCGCCTACGACCTCGGCTTCGTCAACCGCATCGGCACGCTCGCCGATGCCCAGGCGTGGGCGGCCGAGATCGCGGCGCGTGCGCCGCTGACGATCGCGGCCCACAAGCTGGCGCTGAACCGCCTCGAAGTCGAACTCACCGACGCGGACGTGGTCGACGCCGTCGACCGCGCCTGGTCGAGTGCGGACCTGCAGGAGGGGCGCGCCGCCTTCGCCGAAAAACGGACACCCAACTTCAGCGGCAACTAA
- a CDS encoding enoyl-CoA hydratase-related protein has protein sequence MAPELLYDVADGVATLAINRPERRNALSWDVVGQMRARLADAKADDAVRVVVITGAGDKAFCAGADLGNMADGAGYLELHEGRGGMAALFQDLWALGKPTIARVHGYALAGGFGLALACDLVIAADNSVFGTPEIDVGLWPYMITVPLTRSMPPKKALELMLTGRRVDAAEAERIGFVTRVVPVTELDAAVRELATTLAGKSPAIVKLGRDSFYDVWDRAAADALALLHPLLTLTTLTEDAQEGIAAFADKRPPEWKGR, from the coding sequence ATGGCACCCGAACTGCTCTACGACGTCGCCGACGGGGTTGCGACGCTGGCGATCAACCGGCCCGAGCGGCGCAACGCGCTGTCGTGGGACGTCGTGGGACAGATGCGCGCCCGACTCGCCGACGCGAAGGCCGACGACGCGGTGCGCGTCGTCGTCATCACCGGTGCGGGCGACAAGGCGTTCTGTGCCGGGGCGGATCTCGGCAACATGGCCGACGGCGCCGGCTATCTCGAACTCCACGAAGGGCGCGGTGGCATGGCCGCGTTGTTCCAGGACTTGTGGGCTCTGGGCAAGCCGACGATCGCCCGCGTGCACGGGTACGCGCTGGCCGGGGGCTTCGGGCTGGCGCTGGCGTGCGACCTCGTGATCGCCGCTGACAACTCGGTGTTCGGTACGCCCGAGATCGACGTCGGCCTCTGGCCGTACATGATCACCGTGCCCTTGACGCGGTCGATGCCGCCGAAGAAGGCGCTGGAACTCATGCTCACCGGCCGCCGCGTCGACGCCGCCGAGGCGGAGCGGATCGGCTTCGTCACGCGCGTGGTGCCCGTCACCGAACTCGACGCCGCCGTGCGCGAGCTGGCGACCACGCTGGCGGGTAAGTCACCGGCGATCGTGAAGCTCGGCCGCGACTCGTTCTACGACGTGTGGGACCGGGCGGCGGCCGACGCGCTGGCGCTGCTGCACCCGCTGCTGACACTCACCACGCTGACCGAGGACGCGCAGGAGGGCATCGCCGCGTTCGCCGACAAGCGGCCGCCCGAATGGAAGGGCCGCTAG